The Streptomyces sp. NBC_01439 genome contains the following window.
ATGTAGCTCAAGGCCGTGCAGCCGCACGGCCGCAGTGTCTTGCATCGCCGAGACCGTCGGGCGGTGCGGATAGGATCGTAGGTATGGGAATTGACTGGGAAAACATACTCGGCGCAAGCGGGAACGGCCTCGACGAGGCATACGACAGTGCGGTCTCCTCGGTCGTCTATAGCGAGGACCCGGGGGACGACGATCGGACACTCCCAATCGGCGAAGAGTTCGACGACACGGATGGCCTGCGCTGACCTGAGGTCACACACAGCAACTGCCCGATGAGCCGGGGTTCTTGTTGGGCTTGGTCCGCTTTGACGGGCATTGGGGATCAGAGGCTTCTGCCCCGGAGCGAACCGGTGGTCAAGCGTGACATCGGCAACCTCGCCTCGCCGTCCGGATGAGCGCGCCACGGGTAGCGATCAGAGATGTAGTCAATCCAACGGATGAGGAGACGGCCACCTGGGCCTGCGTACCCGGAGCGCAGCCCCGGTCTCCCAGGACTGGGCCCATGCGTTCGGCTCGCTATTCGTGACCTCGGCAGCCGATGGGCCTTGCCCTCGCGGTCAGTTCTTCCTCGGCTGTGCCCTCGGTGCGTACTGTAGTGACATCGTGCACCCGGCCTGGGCGGATCGCCCCGGGCCACCGCTCCCGACCCTGCTCCTCGCTCGTGGAGGGCGAGACTCCGAACGGCGCCGCGAGCACCCCGTGCGACAGCGCCCAGCGCAACACCACCAAGATCACCAGCACCCGGTCCACGAAGACCAGTTGGTGATCCGGACCAGCCCCGGCCGCCCGCAATCGGCCATGGCCACGCCGTTCGGTCAGCTCAGACTCTCGGGCTGCGGTCCACGGCCCGGCCAACTCTCGGACACCAGGGCGGCTGCCGGAGCCTGACCACCGACGCCCCGATGCGACGTCGCGAGGATCGCAGGGCGCATGGATCCGGTGCAGTTCCATCAGCCCAAACCCTCTGCCGAGAAGTTCCCCGCCGATGGCTGTGCCCACGCCTCGGCGGGTGCTCGTGCGTTGCGCCGCCTTGACCATGTCGACCCGGGTGGCCTTCTACCGTTCAACCGGGAGCCGTTGGTACTCCGCCGCGCGCCGGGGTGTGTTGGGCTCCTCCATGAGTCGTCGGATCGCCGTGTTGATCCGCGCGGCAGCAGGGCGCAGCCGACCGTGAGGTGCCTGGCGGGCGAGGGCATGGATGAATCGCACGGGCCCGCACCGACAACGGCCACCGAGCTCCGCCCTCGATGGCGCAACTCGGCCGACTCCTCGGCGGGGTGGTTCCGGCGAGGGCGTGGACGGGCTCGCAGAGACGGCGCGGAGCGTGGGGTATGAGTTCCAGGCCAAGCAGTTCGAGCGGGCCGGCTACACGGTGACCTTCCCGTGGCCTCCCCAGGGCACTCGGGAGCGGGGAGTGATGATCGTGTCCCGCCTCGCGCGATGATGTGACGCATGGATGCTGCTGAAGACCCTGTAGCCATGGTTGCGTGTCTGCAGGAGGAACATCGGAACGAGCCGTGGAACCCCAGGTGGAACGACCTTGAGGTGATGGGCGTCGATCTGGTGTCGCTCGACACCAGGCTGGAGGGCTGCACGTACACGTGGGTCGCCAACGACGGTTCCCTCCACGAGAAGGGGATGGCCACTGTGAGGCTCATCCTCAACCAGCTTGAGAAGGTCCTTCCCGAGCTCGCTGAGGATGACAACCCTCAGGTCTGGCATCGGTTGCAACGGATGGCTCAGCTCATCGTGGCCCACAACATCCGACCGACAGAGGAGAGTTCCTAGGAGCTGTCGTCGGTCACGGACGGAGCCAGATGACGAGGCTCGCTGCCGTGACCGTGCCGAGGAAGACGTAGGCCTTGTCCGCGGCGAGGCTGTCCGGCTTCTTACGGGGCCTACCCGTCCCGAGCCGAGGTGCGCGGATCTTCTCCAGCACCGGTTTGAACTGGGTGCAGTCCGCTCGCTGCCCTGGTGTGACGATCAGGGACAGCGGACGGCCGCGGCCATCCGCGCTCAGGTGGAGCTTGGTCGTGAACCCGCCGCGCGAGCGGCCCAGGCACTACTAGCCGTTGGACCACCTTCCGAGCCCGGGTGGCCACCGTGACCGTGGAAACCGCCACGGGGCCCCTGGAGGCCCTCGGGGCGTACGTGCCGTCCCGCGGGAGCAGACGGAGGCGCACGTCGTACGGAAGGGCCCGCACGGCTTGCCGTGCGGGCCCTTCCGTGTCATCCCTCGACTTGCGGACGCGCACGCCGTCGGGGGAGTGCGTCCTGCCTCCCAGGTGGGAGACGAGAGGGGGATGATCATGGCGTGGTGATGCGGTCAGGCGCTGGGAAATGCTGGATGGTGCTCCATGCGCGGCCCGGGATCAGGACCCGGACTCACCCGCGTGCGGGCTCAGCACGTCCGTGCCGATCAGCACGAACAGCACGATGCCCAGGAGGATCCGGTAGATCACGAAGGGCATGAAGCTCTTGGTCGAGATGAACTTCATGAACCAGGCGATCACGGCGTAGCCCACGAAGAAGGCGATCACCGTCGCGAAGATCGTCGGACCCCAGGAGATGTGACCCGGGTTCTCCGCCACGTCCTTGATCTCGAACGCCCCCGAGGCCAGCACGGCCGGGATCGCGAGGAGGAAGGAGTAACGGGCGGCGGCCTCGCGGGTGAAGCCGAGCAGCAGACCGCCGGAGATCGTCGCGCCGGACCGGGAAACGCCCGGGATCAGGGCCATCGCCTGGCAGACGCCGAAGATCAGACCGTCCTTGACGCCCAGCTGCTGGAGCGTCTTGCGCTCGCGGATGGCGCGGTGGCGGCCGCCCTCCTCGTCGCGGGCGGCCAGTCGGTCGGCGACGCCGAGCACGATGCCCATCAGGATCAGGGTGGTGGCCGTCAGGCGCAGGTCACGCGCCGGGCCCACGATCGCGTCCTTGAAGACGAGGCCGAGGACGCCGATCGGGAGCGAGCCGACGATCACCAGCCAGCCCATCTTGGCGTCCTGTTCGGAGCGCAGGGCCTTCGTGTAGAGCGAGCGGAACCAGGTGGAGACGATCCGCGCGATGTCCTTGCGGAAGTAGATCAGCACGGCGGCTTCGGTGCCGATCTGGGTGATGGCGGTGAAGGCCGCTCCTGGGTCGTGCCAGCCGGCGAACGCCGCGGTCAGCCGCAGGTGGGCGCTGGAGGAGATCGGGAGGAACTCCGTAAGCCCCTGGACGAGACCGAGGATTAGGGATTCGAACCAGCTCATGTCGGGGTGCGCTCGTCCTTGTGATCGTCGGGCAGTTCCGTCCGATGCTATGGCCCGTGCGAAGCGCCACTGACCACAGGGGGGTGCTCGGGCGTCGGCTCGGGCACCGGAGCCGGCGTCCGAGGGGGTACCAGGCGGTGCCGCTTGCGCCATCCGACGACCGCGCCGCCCACCACGGTGACCACGATGAAACCGAAGGAGACGAGGAACGCGGGCGATCCGGGGGAGGCGGCGCTGGCCCCCGCGACCACGTACGCGGCCGTGTTCGGGACGACACCGATCGCCGTGGCGAGGAGGAAGGGGACCCAGCCGCACCGCGACACCGCGGCGCAGTAGTTGGCCACCTGGAAGGGCAGTCCGGGGAAGATCCGGACGGCGAGCATCGAGCGGAAACCGTGCCGGCTGAGCTGGCCGTCGGCCGCCTGGAGCCAGCGCCCGCGCAGGAACGGTCGCAAAGCCTCCTGGCCCAGGATCCGGGCCAGACCGAAGGAGATCGCGCCGCCGAGGACCGTGCCGCCGACCGCCGCGACAAGGCCGAACTGGGTGCCGAAGACGGCTCCCGCGGCCAGATTGAGCAGGGGGCGCGGCACGAAGGCAGCGGTGCACACACCGTACGCGGCTGCGAACAGCAGGACCGCCGTGCCCACCGGGAGCCCCGGGGGCCAGCCCTCCGAGAGGATGCGCTGGGGTTCGTACAGCAGCACGCACACGCCGGCCGCGACGAGCAGCACGACGAGCACCGCCAGCCGGGTCCGCGGCGCGAGGAGGAGGGACATCCCGGGAGACTAGCCCACGTATACGGCGGTGCGCCGTAATCTGGGCCTCATGCTGTCGAACGACCGGCGACCCCCGCGGGTTCCCCGCAGCGCCCTCGCGGACACCCTGGTGGAGCGACTGACCGGGGCGTACGCGGCGGCCGCCGATCCCGTGCGGGCCCGGTCCATGGCCGCGTACATGAAGGACGTCGCGCCCTTCCTCGGCATCCCCACCCCGCTGCGCCGGGACCTGTCGAAGACCGTGACCAAGGACACTCCACGACCCTCCGAGGCGGACTGTGCGGCGCTCGCGCTGCGCTGCTGGCAGCTCCCGGAACGCGAGTACCACTACTTCGCGGTGGACTACCTGCGCCGCCACGTCTCCCGCTGCTCCGCCGGCTTCCTGCAGGTGGCCCGGCACCTGGTCGTCACCGTCCCCTGGTGGGACACCGTCGACCTGCTGGCCGCGCACACGGTCGGCCCCCTGGTGGCCGCCGACCCGGAACTCGCGGACGTGATGGACGAGTGGATCGAGGACGACGACCTCTGGCTCGCCCGCACCGCGCTGCTCCACCAGCTCCGCTTCAAGTCCGCCACCGACACCGGACGGCTCTTCGCCTACTGCCGCCGCCGGGCCGACCACCCGGACTTCTTCGTGCGCAAGGCCATCGGCTGGGCCCTGCGCGAGTACGCGAAGACGGACCCCGAAGCGGTCCGCGCCTTCGTCGAGGCCGAACGCGGCTCCCTGGCCCCCCTGTCCGTGCGAGAGGCGCTCAAGAACATCTGACCGCGCCGTAATTCGTTCGACGCGCCCCGGACCGTCCGGCAGGATCAGGGGCATGAACCGGTACGCCTTCCTCGCAGTGCGGTCCGCAGTCGCGGACGCGCCGAAGGCTGCCGTCAACGCGGGCGCACCGGCAGGCGCACCCGCCCACGCACCCGTCCTCGCCGCGTTCGACGGCGCACGAAGCTGACCCTTCCCGGATCGTCCGGCGGACCCCACAGGGGGAGGGTCGGCTCGACCTCGGGGTCCCGTTCCAGCTTCCAGACACGGGAATCAACCATGGCCAAGACGGCCTTCGTGCGCACCAAGCCGCACCTCAACATCGGCACCATGGGTCACGTCGACCACGGCAAGACCACCCTCACCGCCGCCATTACCAAGGTCCTCGCCGAGCACGGCGGCGCCTCCTTCGTGCCCTTCGACCGCATCGACCGGGCCCCCGAGGAGTCCCGGCGCGGCATCACCATCAACCTCACGCACGTCGAGTACGAGACGGAGACCCGGCACTACGCCCACGTGGACATGCCCGGTCACGCCGACTACATCAAGAACATGGTCACGGGCGCCGCCCAACTCGACGGCGCGATCCTCGTCGTCTCCGCGCTCGACGGGGTCATGCCACAAACCGCCGAGCACGTGCTCCTCGCCCGGCAGGTCGGCGTCGACCACATCGTCGTGGCGCTCAACAAGGCCGACGCCGGCGACCCCGAGCTGACCGACCTGGTCGAGCTGGAGGTCCGCGAGCTGCTCACCGCGCACGGATACGGCGGTGACGGCGCGCCGGTCGTACGGGTCTCCGGACTCGGGGCGCTGGAGGGCGACCCGCGGTGGACGGAGGCGATCCAGGCGCTGCTGGACGCGGTGGACACCTACGTACCGACCCCGGTGCGCTACACGGACGCGCCGTTCCTGCTGCCGGTGGAGAACGTGCTGACCATCACCGGACGCGGGACCGTCGTGACCGGCGCCGTCGAGCGCGGCACCGTACGCCTCGGGGACCGCGTGGCGGTCCTCGGCGGCGACGGCGAGCCGGCCGAGACGGTCGTCACCGGGCTGGAGACCTTCGGGAAGCCGATGGAGTCCGCCGAAGCCGGGGACAACGTCGCGCTGCTGCTGCGCGGCGTGCCGCGCGACGGCGTGCGCCGCGGGCACGTGGTGGCCGCGCCCGGCAGCGTGACGCCGCAGCGCCGCTTCACCGCTCAGGTGTACGTGCTCTCCGGGCGCGAGGGCGGCCGTACCACACCGGTCGCCAGCGGCTACCGGCCGCAGTTCTACATCCGCACCGCCGACGTGGTGGGGGACGTGGACCTGGGGGAGGTCGCCGTGGCCCGGCCCGGGGAGACGGTCACCATGACCGTCGAGCTCGGCCGTGACGTCCCGCTGGAGTCCGGGCTCGGCTTCGCGATCCGAGAGGGCGGGCGGACCGTGGGCGCGGGGACGGTGACGGCCGTACTGGGCTGAACGCCCGATCGGCACCCCACTGTGGTGGCGGCAGGACGGCTCGGCCAGACTGCCGTCACCACAGGCATGCGCGAAGGGGCGGGCGGAGATGGGCGGCGACACGGCACTGGTGCTCGGCGGCGGCGGACTGACCGGCGTCGGCTGGGAGTGCGGAATGCTCCACGGGCTCGCCCGCGCGGGCGTGGACCTGACCACCGCGGACCTGGTGGTCGGCACTTCCGCCGGCTCGGTGGTCGGTGCCCAGCTCACCTCCGGACTGCTCAGCGTGCAGGAGCTGTACGAGCGCCAGCTGGGCGACGCCTCGGCGGAACCCGTGGCGAAGCTGGGGGCGGCCGTCATCGCCCGGTACGCCCTGGCGATGGCGCGCTCACGCAGCGACGCCGCCGCCTACCGCAGGCGGGTGGGAGCCATGGCCCTGGCCGCGGACACCGGCTCGGAGGCGGAACGCCGCAAGGTCCTGGCCGCCCGGCTGGTCTCCCACGAATGGCCCGAGCGGCGGCTGGTGGTCACCGCGGTGGACGCGCTCACCGGTGAGCTCGAGGCGTTCGAGCGGGGCAGCGGCTGCGGGCTGCTCGACGCGGTCTCGGCGAGCTGCGCGGTACCGGGGGTGTGGCCGCCGGTGACGGTCGCGGGTCGTCGCTTCATCGACGGCGGGATCCGCTCCGCCACCAATGCCGACCTCGCCGCCGGTTACGACCGGGTGGCGATCCTCGCCCCGATCTCGCTCGGTTCCGCACTGGTGCCCTCGCCGTCCGTGCAGGCCGACCGTCTGCGGGCGGCGGGGGCGCGGGTCCTGCTGATCACCCCGTCGCCGGCGGCCCGCAAGGCCTTCGGGCGCAACGTGCTGGATCCGGCGCGGCGGGACCCGGCGGCCCGGGCGGGCCTGGCACAGGCCGAGGAGCACGCGGCGGAGGCGGCGGCGGTCTGGTCGGTCGGGGCTGCCTGACGGCTGTTCGAAACCCGTCCGACCGCTGTCGGACAATGGAGCGGTGAGCGACGAACAGATCCCGGTCGTCCGGGACGTGGGCCAGGGCACCGCCAAACTGATGCCGGACGTGGACCGGGACCGGGCCTGGCTGCTGACCGTCGACGGGGCCCCGCAGTCGTACGTGGACCTGGACGATCCGCAGCACCTGGAGTTCGAGTACGTGCGCCGCCTCGCGCACGTACTGGACTGCGCCGCCGAGCCGGGGCTCGCGCTGGACCTCCTGCACCTCGGCGGCGGCGCGCTCACCCTGCCGCGCTATGCCGCGGCCACCCGGGCCGGCTCCCGGCAGACGGTCGTCGAGTTCGATGCGGGCCTGGTCGACCTGGTGGCCGGGCACCTGCCGCTCGCGGTGGACTCCGGGGTCACCGTGCACACCGCCGACGCCCGCGCCTGGCTGGAGGCCGCGCCCGCGGCGAGCGCGGACGTGGTGGTGGCCGATGTGTTCGGCGGCTCGCGGGTGCCGGCGCAGCTGACGTCGGTGGAGTACGCCCGGGCGGCCGCGCGGGTGCTGCGGCCCGGCGGGTTGTACGCGGCGAACCTGGCCGACGGCGCGCCCTTCGACTTCCTGCGGGCGCAGGTGGCCAACTTCTCCGAGGCGTTCACGGAGCTGGCGCTGCTCGCCGAACCGGCGGTGCTGCGGGGGAGGCGGTTCGGGAACGCCGTACTGCTGGCCTCCGACGCTCCGCTGGAGGTGGGGGCGCTGGCCCGGAGGTGCGCGGCCGACGCGTTTCCCGCCAGGGTGGAGTACGGGGACGGTCTGGCCCGGTTCAGGAAGGGTGCGGCGCCGGTGGCCGACGCGGACGCGGCCCCTTCCCCGGCGCCGCCGGAGGGTGCGTTCAGCCTGGGGTGAGCGGCCGGGGTCAACGGTGCGCCAGTGGCCGACGGCGCGTCAGTGGCCGACGGCGCGTCAGTGGCCGACGGCGCCGGCGGGCGTCTGCTCGGCCGGGGCCGCGGCCGTAGGGGCCGAGGCCGCTCCGGCGACGGGTTTGCCGTGTGCCCTGCGCGTCATGCGGCGGACGTCGGGGACCAGCAGGACGAGCGCGGTGGGCACGATGACCAGGACCGCGCAGCCCCACAGGGCCTGGGTGCGCCCGAAGGCCGCTTCGGCGGGCCCGGCCAGGGCGGTGGCGACGGGAAGCATCGACACCGAGCCGAACCAGTCGTAGGCGGTGACCCGGGAGAACTTCTCCTCCGGGATCTCCTGGTGCATCGCGGTCATCCAGTTCACGCCGAAGACCTCGATCGCGGCGCCGCTGACGAACATCACCGCGCACAGCCCCCATACGGGCAGCGGCACGGCGAGTCCCGCCGAAGGCAGTGCCAGCGGGAACACGCACAGGGTGCCGACGAGCAGCAGCCGGCGCGGTTTCCACGCCATCATCAGGACCGCTCCGGCGATGGTGCCGACGCCGAAGAAGGCCAGGGCCACGCCCCAGGGTGCGGGCCCGCCCAGTTGCTCCCGGGCGACCAGTGGTCCGTAGACCGCGTCGGCGGCGCCGACGACGGCCACCACGACGGAGAACTGGAGCACGATGCTCCACAGCCAGGGGCGGCTGCGGACCTCCACCCAGCCCTCGCGCAGATCGGACAGCAGGCCGCCGCCGGGGACCCGGGCGGGCACGTGGCTGACGTCGAGGAAGGCCCGGAGGGCGCCGGCGACGGCGAAGGCCGCCGCGTCGGCGGCCAGGACCCAGCCCGGGCCCACCACGGCGATCATCGCTCCGCCGAGGGCCGCGCCGCCGATGCCGGCGCCGTTCATCGCCATGCGGAAGAGCGCGAAGGCCCGGTTGGAGTGTTCGCCGGAGACGGTGGAGAGCAGCATGCCCTCGGCCGCGGGATTGAAGAAGGCCGTACCGGTGCCGCACAGCGCGGTGAGCAGCATCATCTGCCACAGCTGGGGTTCGCCCGTGAGGACGAGGACGGCGAAGGCGGCCTGCGAGAGGCAGTTCACGACATTGGCCGCGACCATCACCCGGTGGCGGGGCAGCCGGTCGGCGAGGGCGCCGCCGATGAGCAGGAAGAGGACGAGCGGCAGCGTGCGGGCGGCCGCGATCAGGCCCACGTCGCCGACGGACCCGCCGGCGTCCATGACCGCGAAGGCGGCCGCGATGTGCGCTCCGTGGCTCCCCAGGTTCGTGATGATCGCCGCACCCGTGAGCAGGCTGTAGTTGCGGCCGGCCCAGTCGGGTCGGCGGCGGTTCGCGGGCGTACGGGGTGCTGCGGTGCGGGGAGAGCTCACCCAGGGACTATCCCCGCCCCGGGCCGAGAATCCAAACGGATTGCCGGCTCGGGGCGGGACGCGGGATCACGGGGTGGTGAGCCGGATGGAGCTGAGGACCTTGTCGGAGATCTCGGTCGGAACCTCGTCCTTCACGCCGGCCGCGGTGATGAGTACGAAGCTGGCGAAGTCACCGACGGCGTTCTTGAAGCCGAAGCCGACCGCCTTGCCGTCGGTGGAGCACTTGTGCTCCTTCTTCAGGTTCGGAGCGGTCGCCACCACCGTGTGGCCCTTGATCCCGGAGGCGGTCGTGAACTCCTTGGCGGCCTCCACCTTCACCGTCCCCTTGGGCTCCTTCTGGGCGAAGGCCGCCCAGACCCAGGCGCCGGTGTTGTCGGTCGCCACCTGCGCGGTGTCCTTGGCGCCCTGGCCGCCCTTGACGCCGGTGTCCGCGACCGAGAACTTCTCGACCCTGCCGTCCGCGTCCTTGTCGACCGTGCACCACTCCTCCTTGAGGGTGGCGGTGCCGGTCATCGTGATGATCGGACTGCCATCCTTCTTCACCTCGTCGGAGATGGAGAGGATCCCGCCGGATTCGTGGACGTTCCACTCGGGGGGCACGTCGTAGCTGACGTTGTACTTCGTGTTGACCACGACCTTCCAGCCCGGGATGACGGGCTGGGCGTTGCCGCCGGCCCGCGGGTTCGGGCTGCTGCCGGCCGGGGCGGGTGACTCGGAGGCCGGCGCCGAGGGGCTGGCCGCCGGCTTGCCGTCGGCCTCGGTCTTCTTGTCGTCTCGGGTCAGCACGAACGCGCCGGTCGCGGCGGCCACCACGACGACGGCGGCCGCGGCGACGATCGCCACGGTCTTGGTCGAGTACGAACTACCGCCGCCGCCGGCTGCGGCGGTGGGCTGGGGCTGCTGGGGCATCTGGGGCGGGCCCCATTGCTGGCCGGGAACGCCCTGGGGCTGCTGGTACCCCGGCTGCTGCGGGTATCCGTAACCGGGCTGCTGCTGGTACGGGTTCGGCTGTCCCGGCTGTCCCGGCTGCTGCTGGTACGGGTTCTGTTGCGCGTCCTGAGGGTTCTGTTCGCCCCCGGGCGGCTGCTGCTGTCCTGGCCACATGGCCGGTAACGATAGTGGCCGTGGCCGTGGGGAGCCACGGCCGCCCCCTTGCGAGCCCTGGTCAACGAGGACTACTCGCGGGTAACATCGCGTTCCATGAGCGCAGATCAGATGAACGTGGGCGAACTGCTCGCCGCGACCGTACCGATGGCCCGGACCCTGAACCTCCAGTTCCTGGAGACCACCCCCGAGCGCGCGGTCGTCCGGCTCCCGGACCAGCCCGACTACCACAACCACGTCGGTGGCCCGCACGCCGGCGCGATGTTCACCCTCGCCGAGTCCGCGAGCGGCGCGATCGTCCTGGCCGCCTTCGGCGACCAGCTCTCGCGCGCCGTCCCGCTCGCCGTGAAGGCCGAGATCGGCTACAAGAAGCTCGCCAAGGGCGTCGTGACCGCCACCGCCACCCTCGGCCGCCCGGCCGCGGATGTCATCGCCGAACTCGACGCCGGAGGCCGCCCCGAGTTCCCCGTGACCATCGCCATCCAGCGCGAGGACGAGGCCGTGACCGGCGAAATGACGGTCGTCTGGACCTTGCGTCCCAACGCGTGACGACCGGCGGACGCCAACCCCTGCGGCCACGGGCCGGCACCTTCTAGGGTCCGTCGCACGACGACGGACGGAACGCCCGTGGCGAAGGTCGACATCGGCCTCGACGCCGAGCTCGTGGTGGAGGTGACGGTGCTCGCCGGAGTCGGCTCGACTCAGGACCCGGTGGAGGCCCTCGTACGGCACCACGACGCGCGCGGCCACCGCACCGGGGCACGGGTGCGGCGCCGGGACGAGACCCTGCGCGGCACCGACGGCGCACCGCCACTGCCGGAGGGCTGAACCTCGGCGCCGCGATGGCGCGTCCCGACCGACCCGGCGGGCGCGCGACGCACAGTGGGCGCGGGAGCGGTCCGGCGCGGGCCGCTCCCGCCGACCCACGCCGCAGGGAGCGCCCATGAGCGAGGCCGTGTCAAGACGTTCCGCGATGCGACTGCTCGCGGCGGCGGGCACGGCGGGCACGGCCATCGGAGCGGGCGCCTGTGCGCCCGGGGTGCCGCCGGGCGCGGGAGCCCGTAAGGCGCCGCCCGCCGCACCGGCCGCCGCCGAGGCCACGGGCGCCGCGCGCATCGACGCCCTGCTGCAGCGGCTCACGCTCGACGAGAAGACCGCCCTGCTGCACGGCGCCCCCGATCCCGCCCCCCTCGGCCAGGCGGGTTACGTGCCCGGCGTACCGCGCCTGGGCATCCCGGCGCTGCGCCTCGCCGACGGGCCCGCCGGGGTACGGGTCGCCAGACCCGCCACCGCGTTGCCCGCGCCGGTCCTGCTCGCCTCCGCCTTCGACCCGGCCCTGGCCCGCGAGTACGGCCGTGTCATCGGCCGCGAGGGCCGCGCGCTCGGCCAGGACGTCCTGCTGTCGCCCATGGTCAACCTCATCCGCACCCCGTACGCGGGCCGGAACTTCGAGACCTTCGCCGAGGACCCGCACCTGACCGCCGACCTGGTGGCCGAGATGATCCGCGGCATCCAGGACGAGGGCCTCATCGCCACCGTCAAGCACTTCGCCCTCAACAACCAGGAGCACGGCCGCGACACCGTCGACGCGATCGCCACCGAGCAGACCCTCCACGAGACCGAGCTACGGGGCTTCGAAGCCGCCGTGGCGGCCGGCGCGGGCGCCGTCATGGGCGCCTATAACAAGGTCAACGGCGTCCACGCCTGCGAGAGCAAGGCGCTGCTCGACGAACTGTTGCGCGGCAGCTGGGGGTTCGACGGCTGGGTGATGTCCGACTGGGACGCCACCCACAGCACGGTCGCCGCCATCGGCGCCGGACTCGACATGGAGATGCCCGGCGGCACCCACTTCGGCGGACCGCTGCGCGAGGCGGTGCGCGGCGGCTCCGTACCGGAGGCCGCCGTCGACCTCGCCGTCCACCGGATCCTGACCACCATGGACCGCTTCGGACTGCTCACGGCCCCGCCCGCCGCCCGGCCCTCGCGCGACGCCGCCGCCGGAGCGCGCACCGCCCGCAAGGTGGCCACCGCCGGAGCGGTGCTCCTGCGCAACGAACACGGCACCCTGCCCCTGAGCGGAGCCGCCGCCCGCTCGATCGCGGTGATCGGACCGACCGGCCGGGTGCCCTTCGTCAGCGGTGGTGGCAGCGCCCACGTGGTCCCCGACGGGGCGGCCGCCCCGCTCACCGCCATCCGGCGACGGGCCGGCGACGGCTCGACCGTCCGCTACGCCCTCGGCGAGGACCTGTACGGGCGGCGGCTCCCCGCGAAGCTGCTGACCCCGGCCGCCGACCTGGAGGAGCGGGTCGTGGACCCCGGGCGCGTCTGGAGCCACGAGGGAGAGTTCCGCCTCGAGGCCGACGACGAGTGGACCCTGCTCGTCCACTACACCGGGAAGCGGCCCGTCGTACGCCTCGACGGGGAGGAACTGTTCCCCGTCCGGCAGGGCGTGGCCGAGTACTTCGCCGGCGGACTGCTCGGCTCCGCACCCGACG
Protein-coding sequences here:
- a CDS encoding glycoside hydrolase family 3 protein encodes the protein MSEAVSRRSAMRLLAAAGTAGTAIGAGACAPGVPPGAGARKAPPAAPAAAEATGAARIDALLQRLTLDEKTALLHGAPDPAPLGQAGYVPGVPRLGIPALRLADGPAGVRVARPATALPAPVLLASAFDPALAREYGRVIGREGRALGQDVLLSPMVNLIRTPYAGRNFETFAEDPHLTADLVAEMIRGIQDEGLIATVKHFALNNQEHGRDTVDAIATEQTLHETELRGFEAAVAAGAGAVMGAYNKVNGVHACESKALLDELLRGSWGFDGWVMSDWDATHSTVAAIGAGLDMEMPGGTHFGGPLREAVRGGSVPEAAVDLAVHRILTTMDRFGLLTAPPAARPSRDAAAGARTARKVATAGAVLLRNEHGTLPLSGAAARSIAVIGPTGRVPFVSGGGSAHVVPDGAAAPLTAIRRRAGDGSTVRYALGEDLYGRRLPAKLLTPAADLEERVVDPGRVWSHEGEFRLEADDEWTLLVHYTGKRPVVRLDGEELFPVRQGVAEYFAGGLLGSAPDGMSIRRTTLALKAGAHRLAVTAEGGDKGQRFRLRRTTAAIRAADLAEAVKAAKSAHSVVLFAYEDATEGRDRTSLALPGGQERLIEAVTAANPRTTVVLNTSSSTTMPWLSRTAAVLQMYYPGQEGAGATADLLFGDADPGGRLTQTFPADAQATPVGGDPLRYPGVGGRQEYSEGIHVGHRWYDAQRVTPLFPFGHGLSYTTWQYEKLTVRPERAGLRAEFTVRNTGRRKGTEVAQVYVGPSAELELDQPVRALAGYRRLVLAPGEAERVTVHISERALSSWDPERHAWVLGSGRRQVFVGRSSRELPLRSRAVVASR